A genome region from Bacteroides stercoris ATCC 43183 includes the following:
- a CDS encoding sigma-70 family RNA polymerase sigma factor, with protein sequence MEDFADFDFFFKEYYVSLYSYAHSLINNWEVSRDIASDAFEYIWKNFDRIEKATAKSYLFIYVRNRAIDYLRHQDIHYAYAEFSQKLYENYTEVEFKEQDERMMKIQKVLDGMTPHTRHILEECYLHEKKYKEVAAELNISISAVRKHIVKALKAIREEFAK encoded by the coding sequence GTGGAGGACTTTGCCGACTTTGATTTCTTTTTTAAAGAGTATTATGTCTCTCTTTATTCCTATGCACATTCTCTCATTAATAATTGGGAAGTAAGCCGTGACATAGCGAGCGATGCTTTTGAATATATATGGAAGAATTTTGATAGGATAGAGAAGGCCACAGCTAAGTCGTATCTCTTTATATATGTACGCAATCGTGCTATCGACTATCTGAGACATCAGGATATACATTATGCTTATGCTGAATTCTCTCAGAAATTGTATGAAAATTATACAGAAGTGGAGTTCAAGGAGCAAGACGAGCGTATGATGAAGATTCAGAAAGTGTTGGATGGAATGACCCCGCATACGAGGCATATCCTGGAAGAGTGCTATCTACATGAGAAGAAGTATAAAGAAGTAGCCGCAGAATTGAATATAAGCATAAGTGCGGTTAGAAAACATATTGTTAAAGCCTTGAAGGCTATTCGTGAGGAATTTGCTAAATAA
- a CDS encoding FecR family protein, which yields MSNQDSTSEFDKALDLMESSSDSSDKKWEDLKDVETLDACKDLMDVRYLLHKCQASGMVDVEAELARLKGRQNKKKYLKMFWIWSSSVAAILVGAFVSFNYLFNIPVAPPKSVTVFAADPNEQRIVLELNDGKQFFLDDEPKKENKQVEKRRTLDYTNLARNSVPVVKKMLQTHSIVIPRGETFKLILCDGTEVWLNANSKLVYPTAFIERERTVFLEGEAYFKVTKDTKPFIVKTDYLQTKVLGTEFNVKSYTAEDSHVTLISGKVQVRSHENARFVDLEPGKDAILLSNGQFEVKEVNSEAYTYWKDGYFYFDELTLADIMKSIGRWYNVNVIFRNKEAMTYRIHFMSNRQGGIEETIRLMNRLKKVTLTLCENTVYVD from the coding sequence ATGAGTAATCAAGATAGTACATCTGAATTTGATAAAGCACTGGATTTAATGGAGAGTTCATCCGATAGCTCTGACAAGAAATGGGAGGATTTGAAAGATGTGGAGACATTAGATGCCTGTAAGGATTTGATGGATGTCAGATATCTTTTGCATAAGTGCCAGGCTTCCGGTATGGTTGATGTGGAGGCTGAATTAGCTCGTTTGAAAGGTAGACAGAATAAGAAAAAATATCTTAAGATGTTTTGGATATGGAGCAGTTCGGTAGCAGCTATCCTGGTAGGAGCTTTTGTTTCATTTAATTATTTATTTAATATACCGGTTGCCCCGCCTAAATCTGTCACGGTATTTGCTGCGGATCCGAATGAACAGCGTATTGTTTTGGAATTAAATGACGGCAAGCAATTCTTTTTGGATGATGAGCCTAAAAAAGAAAACAAACAAGTAGAAAAACGGCGGACTCTTGATTATACTAATCTAGCGAGGAATTCCGTTCCGGTAGTGAAAAAGATGTTACAGACTCATTCTATTGTAATCCCCAGAGGCGAGACATTCAAATTGATTCTTTGTGATGGTACGGAGGTGTGGCTGAATGCCAATAGTAAATTGGTTTATCCTACAGCTTTTATAGAAAGGGAGCGTACGGTTTTTCTTGAAGGAGAAGCGTATTTTAAAGTTACAAAAGATACAAAACCTTTTATTGTAAAGACGGATTATTTGCAAACTAAGGTTCTCGGAACGGAGTTTAATGTGAAAAGTTATACAGCCGAAGACAGCCATGTAACGCTGATTAGCGGTAAGGTACAGGTTCGCAGCCATGAAAATGCACGTTTTGTGGATTTGGAACCAGGTAAAGATGCCATACTTCTTTCCAATGGGCAGTTTGAGGTGAAGGAAGTAAACAGTGAGGCCTATACTTATTGGAAAGATGGATATTTTTATTTTGATGAGTTGACTTTGGCGGATATTATGAAGTCTATTGGACGTTGGTATAATGTGAACGTTATATTTAGAAATAAAGAAGCCATGACATATCGCATACATTTTATGTCCAATCGTCAGGGTGGTATTGAAGAAACAATTCGTTTGATGAACCGTTTAAAAAAAGTAACGTTAACACTTTGTGAGAATACGGTCTATGTTGACTAG
- a CDS encoding SusC/RagA family TonB-linked outer membrane protein — MRRKRYLLFPLFFFLFCLPFCAEAQVGEKKLTVEFKNEELSSVFKQLSKISGYKILFTYDDVKSYTYSGAIKDKNIREILDIVLSGKKLEYTIDKEFITITTKGPSKQAKVYTVNGVVLSADDGEPLIGATVMVKGTSTGVLTDIDGKFTLPNVSSRSKLEFSYVGMLPQSLSPSPTMKVTLQSDVQTLSEVVVTGMQRMDKRMFTGATDQLKAENIKMDGMADISRGLEGRSAGVSVQNVSGTFGTAPKIRVRGATSIYGSSKPLWVVDGVIMEDVAEIGADDLSSGDAETLISSAIAGLNADDIESFQILKDGSATSIYGARAMAGVIVVTTKKGKSGTNKISYTGEFTMRMKPSYSNFNIMNSQEQMDVYKNMEQNGSLSFVDSYRASQSGVYGKMYHLINQYSATGGVFGLANTPEARGAYLKQAEFRNTDWFDLLFSNSISQNHAVSMATGTDKASYYTSISVMNDPGWTKRSKVQRYTANINSTYNIFKNLTLNLIGNASFRKQQAPGTLGSQADPVSGEVKRDFDINPYSFALNTSRTLDPNEYYVRNYAPFNIFHELDNNYMDLKVTDMRFQGEMKWKPIQKVELSILGAYKYSSTTQNHYVKDYSNQAWAYRAMDDATMQQANPWLYTDPDKINTLPESVLPVGGFYRDTKYTMSSYDLRSTVSYNDVFNENHIVNFFGGMELNATDRSKVWFNGAGMQYGMGMLSSYDYLFFKQGNEENTPYNTVDETKARQVAFFATGTYSWKGRYTVNGTVRYEGSNKLGKSRSARWLPTWNISGAWNAHEETWFSKLNSILSNLTLKASYSLTADRGPAFVSNSLAMVSSYNPWRPNADVMESGLGILQGKNSELTYEKKHELNLGIDLGFLDNRINFSMDWYKRKNYDLIGWLSTTGLDGEIGKYANVASMRSHGIELTLSTRNIAKKDFKWNTDFIFSKTKNKVTDLEAFSSVMDMVSGYGFAMQGYPVRSLFSLDFRGLNEEGLPTFINENGELTTSNINFQERNNKSHLIYEGTTDPTITGSLGNVFSYKGLKLNVFITYSFGNVIRLDPVFSNQYTDLDAMPKEFKNRWMRPGDEHRTNIPVIADKYMNVNDSYLSRAYNAYNYSSDRIAKGDFIRLKEISLSYDLPKKWIEPLKISNLGLKLQATNLFLLYADDKLNGQDPEFFNTGGVAVPMAKQFTFTIRLGI; from the coding sequence ATGAGAAGAAAGAGGTACTTATTATTTCCGCTTTTCTTTTTTCTATTTTGTCTTCCGTTCTGTGCGGAAGCTCAGGTAGGTGAGAAGAAACTTACAGTAGAGTTTAAGAATGAAGAGTTGTCTTCTGTATTTAAACAGTTGAGCAAAATTTCAGGTTATAAAATCCTTTTTACGTATGATGATGTGAAGTCATATACGTATAGCGGTGCCATCAAGGATAAGAATATCCGGGAAATTTTGGATATTGTGCTTTCTGGTAAGAAACTTGAGTATACTATCGATAAGGAGTTTATTACCATTACAACAAAAGGTCCTTCCAAACAGGCTAAAGTGTATACGGTAAACGGCGTTGTGCTGTCTGCCGATGACGGTGAGCCGCTTATTGGAGCTACCGTTATGGTGAAAGGTACTTCTACGGGTGTGCTGACAGACATAGACGGTAAGTTTACATTGCCTAATGTTTCCAGTCGTTCCAAGTTGGAGTTTTCTTATGTCGGTATGCTTCCTCAGTCGCTTTCTCCTTCGCCGACTATGAAAGTGACTCTCCAATCGGATGTACAGACGCTGTCCGAAGTTGTTGTGACGGGTATGCAGCGTATGGATAAACGTATGTTTACCGGTGCTACCGACCAGTTGAAAGCAGAAAACATCAAAATGGATGGTATGGCAGATATCAGTCGCGGTCTGGAAGGACGTTCGGCAGGTGTATCTGTGCAAAATGTATCCGGTACTTTCGGTACGGCGCCTAAGATTCGTGTGCGTGGTGCAACTTCCATTTACGGAAGTTCCAAGCCGCTGTGGGTAGTAGATGGTGTTATCATGGAAGATGTAGCTGAGATAGGTGCTGACGATCTGTCCTCAGGTGATGCTGAGACTCTGATCAGTTCAGCTATTGCCGGTTTGAATGCCGATGATATTGAGAGTTTTCAAATTCTAAAAGATGGTTCGGCTACCTCCATTTATGGTGCACGTGCTATGGCAGGGGTGATTGTGGTAACTACCAAAAAAGGTAAATCAGGTACGAACAAAATCAGTTATACAGGTGAGTTTACCATGCGCATGAAACCCAGTTATAGCAATTTCAACATCATGAACTCTCAAGAGCAAATGGATGTATACAAGAATATGGAGCAAAACGGTTCCCTGAGTTTTGTTGATTCTTATCGTGCTTCGCAGAGTGGTGTCTATGGTAAAATGTATCATCTCATTAATCAATATTCGGCAACAGGCGGTGTATTTGGTTTAGCCAATACGCCTGAAGCACGGGGGGCTTATCTGAAGCAGGCCGAGTTCCGTAATACCGACTGGTTCGACCTGTTGTTCAGCAATAGTATCTCACAAAATCATGCTGTGAGTATGGCTACCGGTACAGACAAGGCTTCTTATTATACTTCCATCAGTGTGATGAACGACCCGGGATGGACTAAGAGGAGCAAAGTGCAACGTTATACGGCTAACATTAATTCTACGTATAATATCTTCAAAAACCTTACACTTAACCTTATCGGGAATGCATCTTTTCGCAAGCAGCAGGCTCCCGGTACTCTTGGTTCGCAAGCTGATCCCGTAAGTGGTGAGGTGAAACGTGACTTCGACATCAATCCTTACTCATTTGCGCTGAATACTTCGCGCACATTGGATCCCAATGAATACTACGTACGTAACTATGCACCGTTTAATATTTTCCACGAGCTGGATAACAACTACATGGATTTAAAAGTTACTGATATGCGATTCCAGGGTGAAATGAAATGGAAGCCTATTCAAAAGGTAGAATTGAGCATATTGGGGGCTTACAAGTACTCATCTACTACCCAAAACCATTATGTGAAAGATTATTCTAATCAGGCATGGGCTTATAGGGCTATGGATGACGCTACCATGCAGCAAGCCAATCCGTGGCTCTATACCGATCCTGACAAAATCAATACTCTACCGGAATCGGTACTGCCCGTAGGCGGTTTCTATCGCGATACGAAATATACTATGTCGAGCTATGACTTGCGTAGTACCGTCAGTTACAATGATGTATTCAACGAAAATCATATCGTAAACTTTTTCGGTGGTATGGAACTAAATGCCACAGACCGCAGCAAAGTGTGGTTTAACGGTGCAGGTATGCAGTATGGCATGGGTATGCTTTCCAGTTACGACTATTTGTTCTTCAAGCAAGGCAACGAGGAAAATACACCTTATAATACTGTTGACGAAACCAAAGCACGCCAAGTGGCTTTTTTCGCTACCGGCACTTATTCATGGAAGGGACGCTATACCGTGAACGGTACAGTGCGTTACGAAGGTTCCAACAAACTAGGTAAAAGCCGTTCGGCTCGCTGGTTGCCTACATGGAATATTTCCGGTGCTTGGAATGCGCACGAAGAAACTTGGTTCAGCAAACTGAATTCCATATTATCTAACTTGACGCTGAAAGCAAGTTACTCGCTGACTGCCGACCGTGGTCCTGCCTTTGTGAGTAACTCGCTGGCAATGGTGAGCAGTTATAATCCTTGGCGTCCCAATGCCGATGTCATGGAGTCGGGACTGGGCATCCTACAAGGCAAAAATTCTGAACTGACTTACGAAAAGAAACATGAACTGAATCTGGGTATCGATTTAGGTTTTCTGGATAACCGTATCAACTTCAGCATGGATTGGTACAAACGCAAGAACTATGACCTGATAGGATGGTTGAGTACTACCGGTCTGGATGGAGAAATTGGCAAGTATGCCAATGTGGCAAGCATGCGTTCGCACGGTATAGAGCTGACTCTTTCTACCCGTAACATTGCCAAGAAGGACTTCAAGTGGAACACTGACTTCATTTTCTCTAAAACCAAGAACAAGGTAACCGATTTGGAGGCATTCTCATCGGTAATGGACATGGTGAGCGGATATGGATTTGCCATGCAAGGCTATCCGGTAAGAAGTTTGTTTTCGCTCGACTTCCGTGGACTGAATGAAGAAGGTCTGCCTACTTTCATTAATGAAAATGGCGAATTGACCACAAGCAACATCAACTTCCAGGAGCGCAACAACAAATCACACCTGATTTATGAAGGTACTACAGATCCTACCATTACAGGTAGTTTGGGAAATGTATTCAGCTACAAAGGTCTGAAACTGAATGTGTTTATCACTTATTCTTTTGGCAATGTCATCCGTTTGGATCCGGTATTTAGCAACCAATATACCGACCTTGATGCTATGCCGAAAGAATTCAAGAACCGTTGGATGAGGCCGGGCGACGAGCATCGTACCAATATTCCGGTGATAGCAGATAAGTATATGAATGTGAACGACAGTTATCTGAGCCGTGCCTACAATGCTTATAATTACTCCAGTGACCGCATCGCAAAGGGTGACTTTATCCGTTTGAAAGAGATTTCGCTTTCATACGACCTGCCCAAGAAGTGGATTGAACCGTTAAAAATTTCCAATTTAGGATTGAAACTGCAGGCAACTAATTTGTTCTTGCTTTATGCAGACGACAAATTAAACGGGCAGGATCCCGAATTCTTTAACACAGGTGGTGTGGCCGTTCCCATGGCTAAACAGTTCACTTTTACCATTCGCTTAGGCATTTAA
- a CDS encoding RagB/SusD family nutrient uptake outer membrane protein, which translates to MKNKSFITLLSVSLLAFSSCSDFLDTLPDSRTEINSTDKISPLLVSAYPTTLPLLIGELSSDNVMDNGGQFDTDELIEKLYLWDSPSISSYDSPYALWEGCYAAIASANMALEGIENLGSPASLNPQRGEALVCRAYSHFLLANVFCMPYNPNTAESHLGIPYRTRTGDSVYPENTERGSLKNTYEQIAADLEAGLPLIKDAAYEVPKYHFNRKAANAFAARFYLYYQKWDKVIECANIAIGSNPVTALRNWEADFGGVSLVDDISNQYVSEKKPANLLLAALGSQVPIITGPYNTLKRYGHGTPIYTNETIDADGPWHWRGGLVMSTFILSVVQKNPFPKLKLYFEYVDKANGLYYPHTVAVPFSVDETLLCRAEAYVLSDNPDYSKALEDINFWIESHSALSKDEGHDLTEQEVNNFYNSLPYQPTIVTKDKERSVKKRLNPEGFTVEPGTEENLIQLILQLRRLETMQEGLRWFDLKRYGIEFSHNRAGNSPIVLGKEDPRRAIQLPQDVITAGMEPNPRY; encoded by the coding sequence ATGAAAAATAAATCATTCATAACCTTGCTATCCGTTTCATTGCTGGCATTCTCTTCTTGCAGTGATTTTTTGGATACACTGCCCGATAGCCGCACGGAAATCAACAGTACCGACAAAATATCTCCACTGTTGGTTTCGGCATACCCAACTACTCTTCCGCTGTTGATTGGCGAGTTGTCATCGGATAACGTGATGGATAACGGTGGACAATTTGATACGGACGAACTCATCGAAAAACTTTATTTGTGGGATTCTCCCAGCATTAGTAGTTACGATAGTCCCTATGCCCTTTGGGAAGGATGTTATGCTGCTATTGCTTCGGCTAATATGGCATTGGAAGGTATCGAAAACTTAGGTTCGCCTGCCAGCCTCAATCCGCAACGGGGCGAAGCTTTGGTGTGCCGCGCCTATTCCCATTTTCTATTAGCTAATGTATTCTGTATGCCTTATAATCCGAATACGGCAGAAAGTCATTTGGGAATACCCTACCGTACTCGGACCGGTGACAGCGTCTATCCGGAAAATACTGAACGAGGCAGCTTGAAGAATACGTATGAACAGATTGCTGCTGACTTGGAAGCTGGACTTCCGCTCATTAAAGATGCTGCTTATGAGGTTCCCAAGTATCACTTCAACCGTAAAGCAGCCAACGCTTTTGCTGCACGGTTTTATCTCTATTACCAAAAATGGGATAAGGTGATAGAATGTGCCAACATTGCCATCGGCAGCAATCCGGTCACAGCACTGCGTAATTGGGAGGCTGATTTCGGCGGAGTAAGTTTGGTGGACGACATCAGCAACCAATACGTGTCTGAAAAGAAACCGGCCAATCTGCTTTTAGCTGCTTTAGGGTCGCAAGTACCTATCATTACAGGTCCTTATAATACTTTGAAACGCTACGGACACGGAACCCCAATCTATACTAACGAGACTATTGACGCAGACGGTCCCTGGCATTGGAGGGGTGGACTGGTTATGAGTACTTTCATCCTCAGTGTAGTACAGAAAAATCCTTTCCCGAAACTGAAATTGTACTTTGAATACGTAGACAAGGCCAATGGCCTGTACTACCCGCACACGGTAGCAGTACCGTTTTCGGTAGATGAAACCCTACTATGCCGTGCAGAGGCTTATGTGTTGAGTGATAACCCTGACTATAGTAAGGCTTTGGAAGACATAAACTTTTGGATAGAAAGCCATAGTGCGCTGAGTAAGGACGAAGGACACGATCTGACAGAGCAAGAGGTTAATAATTTCTACAATAGCCTGCCTTATCAGCCCACCATTGTTACCAAAGACAAGGAACGCAGTGTGAAAAAGCGTCTTAACCCTGAAGGATTTACCGTAGAGCCCGGTACGGAAGAGAATCTTATCCAACTCATCTTGCAACTGCGCCGTTTGGAAACCATGCAGGAAGGACTTCGCTGGTTTGACCTGAAACGCTATGGCATAGAGTTTTCGCACAACCGTGCCGGCAACAGTCCGATTGTGTTGGGAAAAGAAGACCCGCGACGCGCCATCCAACTTCCACAAGATGTCATCACTGCCGGCATGGAACCAAATCCTAGATACTAA
- a CDS encoding putative zinc-binding metallopeptidase, with protein MKKYITYFLMAAALIGGATACNEDDLTKESSFDNMTPYRTAFDEWLLDNYVTPYNIDFKYKFEYKESDTDYNLAPAELSKSVAMAKLVKYLWIDAYVEVQGNNRDFICTYGPKMIHLIGSPAYDNGKITLGTAEGGLKVTLYNINALNPNSVDVEMMNRWYFSTMHHEFSHILHQTIEFPQDFYAVSSGKYIGNGWVNVSDEAALGMGFITAYGGSEVHEDFAELVANYVTHDAAWWQQQLKIADEGATFINQKMEIVRNYMNEVWNIDLDKLRDIVQRRSEQVKYIDLTELN; from the coding sequence ATGAAAAAATATATAACCTATTTTCTGATGGCGGCAGCCCTTATCGGCGGTGCCACTGCTTGCAACGAAGATGACCTGACAAAGGAGAGCAGCTTCGACAACATGACTCCATACCGTACGGCATTCGATGAATGGTTGCTCGATAACTATGTCACCCCTTATAATATCGATTTTAAATATAAATTCGAATACAAGGAATCGGATACCGACTATAACTTGGCACCGGCCGAATTGTCCAAATCAGTAGCCATGGCCAAATTGGTAAAATACTTGTGGATTGATGCCTATGTAGAAGTTCAGGGAAACAACCGCGATTTTATATGTACATATGGTCCTAAGATGATTCATTTGATAGGTTCTCCGGCTTATGATAACGGAAAGATTACCTTGGGTACGGCAGAAGGCGGTTTGAAAGTAACTCTGTATAATATCAACGCTCTGAACCCGAACAGCGTGGATGTAGAGATGATGAACCGCTGGTATTTCAGTACCATGCACCATGAATTTTCACACATCTTGCATCAGACCATCGAATTTCCGCAAGACTTCTATGCTGTGTCCAGTGGAAAATATATTGGTAACGGATGGGTGAATGTCAGTGATGAAGCGGCTTTGGGCATGGGATTCATTACGGCCTACGGTGGTTCGGAAGTACATGAGGACTTTGCCGAGCTGGTAGCGAACTATGTGACCCATGATGCTGCCTGGTGGCAACAACAGTTGAAAATAGCCGATGAGGGAGCCACATTCATTAACCAAAAGATGGAAATTGTGAGAAACTACATGAATGAAGTCTGGAATATTGACTTGGACAAATTGCGCGATATTGTACAGCGCCGTTCCGAACAAGTGAAATATATTGATTTGACAGAATTAAACTAA
- a CDS encoding DUF4302 domain-containing protein, with protein sequence MKKIYNLWILALILIGAGACTSEVDDVFDQSAANRINQSIAEYQEVLRSAGNGWVLNYYPAATKAYGGYTMLIRFHKEGTADVSCDLFQPDKVSTGAYDMVNSAGPMLTFSTYNEIFHFFSEPSNALGIGEDGMGMEGDSDFLILSCTSDEVVLKGKKTGNKMIMHPLPENVAWEDYLQSVKQITNEAYPAAYEVVIDGVIQYTVTQRYRKFILENADGSQVNLPFHYTPEGISFDEPLSLATLDVKELRWEQGSMSFTDDKVTIRARELPKTYSRYEKYIGEYFFVYYQGNTMLPVTLEEELFNESYLMKGLPFDMRIRYNAVAGSISLEYQMLPDGIVLVPWTLQGGGYLSQTQGVGMEGYMEEKAAPNPGDSHLEDVTQTVILQDNGMWGKFLCDSFVAIDNNTGKDVLQLAYVTGFFRTFTQQAASK encoded by the coding sequence ATGAAAAAGATATATAATCTATGGATATTGGCTTTAATATTGATTGGAGCAGGAGCATGTACCTCTGAAGTGGACGATGTTTTCGACCAATCGGCCGCCAACCGCATCAACCAGTCCATCGCCGAGTATCAGGAAGTACTGCGTTCTGCCGGTAACGGATGGGTGCTGAATTACTATCCTGCCGCTACTAAGGCTTATGGGGGATACACTATGCTGATACGCTTTCATAAAGAGGGCACTGCCGATGTGTCATGCGATCTCTTCCAGCCCGATAAGGTGAGTACAGGTGCTTATGATATGGTGAATAGTGCCGGACCCATGCTGACGTTTAGTACGTACAATGAAATATTCCATTTTTTCTCAGAGCCTTCCAATGCATTGGGTATAGGCGAAGATGGTATGGGTATGGAGGGAGACAGTGACTTTCTTATCTTGTCCTGTACCTCTGACGAAGTGGTGTTGAAGGGTAAGAAGACCGGTAACAAAATGATAATGCATCCGCTGCCGGAGAATGTAGCTTGGGAAGATTACTTGCAAAGCGTTAAACAGATTACCAATGAGGCTTATCCAGCCGCTTATGAGGTGGTGATAGACGGAGTGATACAATACACAGTGACACAGCGTTATCGCAAATTTATCTTGGAAAATGCCGATGGCAGCCAGGTAAATCTGCCTTTTCACTATACACCGGAAGGTATCAGTTTCGATGAACCGTTGTCGCTAGCTACCTTGGATGTGAAAGAGTTGCGCTGGGAACAGGGTAGCATGAGCTTCACAGACGATAAAGTAACTATACGTGCCAGAGAATTGCCCAAAACTTACTCCCGCTATGAGAAATACATCGGTGAATACTTTTTTGTGTATTACCAAGGAAATACCATGCTACCTGTAACACTGGAAGAAGAATTGTTCAATGAAAGTTATCTTATGAAAGGATTGCCGTTTGATATGCGCATACGCTACAATGCAGTGGCCGGTAGTATCAGTCTGGAATACCAAATGTTGCCTGATGGCATTGTCTTAGTACCATGGACTTTGCAGGGAGGAGGATATTTGAGCCAGACACAGGGTGTTGGTATGGAAGGTTACATGGAGGAAAAAGCAGCGCCCAACCCTGGAGACAGCCATTTGGAAGATGTAACCCAAACCGTCATCTTGCAGGATAACGGTATGTGGGGCAAGTTTTTGTGCGACTCTTTTGTGGCAATAGACAATAACACAGGTAAGGATGTCCTGCAATTGGCTTATGTGACAGGATTCTTTCGTACATTTACACAGCAAGCGGCTTCCAAATAA
- a CDS encoding BACON domain-containing protein: MKKNIIYLLIAGCSLFLGACNDDDTQYLPPVELQITSSTVDFKSVGGDGTIEVGNADPTLTATSNEEWCTIKACSNGVVSFYIAPNDEMETRTATISLVMGESSAKIGITQMGIITNYKTDDFFSFAENKAFKQFIRFESEMPITVSISEEAQTWLSYEEAENGYYILADENTESLERLGKVTLESGSLAKEYSFMQYSRSSYNRSWIADFKNRDGFATQDEVSVIAESNEVTVSFKNAELTFKGVLKDGVLNVPCGQFLKTANGFKLYLGVIFENDQWGLNPDISFTLAPSALENGDWVLTPQMDQKIGLKIKSIAIAAMDENDELAGAMDLLQELMLKPNGEAQEIVKTYNVAFTSAEGSNYGRTDDITFSDGNYTLALEIYGEDYKYTKSGTYVVGAEDGYCIDTNIDYTYFMKGEEKIGIQSGAMKLNANTETQKYEISMEFILEDGSKVNATYEGEISGKGFAIFDELQIQVNSIEQLKRILPNGAVDGQFYLKAAFNNWDTEITLDLRAAVGEKVLPAGTYNVGNDGAVGTLDSKFSEISVYSYGFTTRKFKSGKVEVDKSGEAYTFKIDLTDTEGQRYVCTFTSKVTDMDNPQ, from the coding sequence ATGAAAAAGAATATCATCTATCTACTCATCGCAGGATGCTCTTTGTTCTTAGGTGCCTGCAACGATGACGATACCCAATATCTGCCACCGGTAGAACTGCAAATAACGTCTTCTACGGTTGATTTCAAATCTGTTGGTGGTGATGGAACCATTGAGGTGGGCAACGCTGATCCTACTCTGACGGCTACTTCCAATGAAGAATGGTGTACCATCAAGGCGTGCAGTAATGGAGTGGTAAGCTTCTACATAGCTCCCAACGACGAAATGGAAACCCGTACAGCCACCATCTCACTGGTCATGGGCGAATCGTCTGCCAAGATAGGCATCACACAGATGGGTATCATTACAAACTATAAGACTGACGATTTTTTCTCTTTTGCCGAAAACAAGGCTTTCAAACAGTTTATCCGTTTTGAAAGTGAAATGCCGATAACGGTGAGCATCAGTGAAGAAGCCCAAACCTGGTTGAGTTACGAAGAAGCAGAGAATGGGTATTACATCTTGGCTGATGAGAACACAGAAAGTCTGGAAAGATTGGGTAAAGTGACGCTGGAATCCGGTAGTTTGGCTAAAGAGTATAGCTTTATGCAGTATTCCAGGAGTTCTTACAACCGTTCTTGGATAGCTGATTTTAAGAATAGGGACGGATTTGCCACACAGGATGAAGTAAGTGTTATAGCCGAGAGTAATGAGGTAACTGTTTCATTCAAGAATGCAGAACTTACTTTCAAAGGAGTCCTTAAAGACGGTGTGCTCAACGTGCCTTGCGGACAATTTCTGAAGACAGCTAATGGCTTTAAACTCTACTTGGGCGTAATCTTTGAAAACGATCAATGGGGATTGAATCCGGATATAAGCTTTACGTTAGCCCCCAGCGCACTGGAAAACGGGGATTGGGTCTTGACTCCGCAAATGGACCAGAAAATCGGATTAAAAATCAAGAGTATAGCCATAGCTGCTATGGATGAGAATGACGAATTGGCGGGAGCCATGGATCTGCTGCAAGAATTGATGCTGAAACCCAACGGGGAAGCGCAAGAGATAGTCAAGACGTATAACGTTGCATTTACCTCGGCCGAGGGTTCCAATTATGGGCGTACTGATGATATCACGTTCAGTGACGGGAACTACACACTTGCACTTGAGATTTATGGTGAAGATTATAAATATACCAAAAGCGGTACTTATGTGGTAGGGGCGGAAGATGGATACTGCATTGATACGAATATCGATTACACATACTTTATGAAAGGAGAAGAAAAGATAGGTATCCAATCTGGTGCAATGAAATTGAATGCTAATACGGAAACCCAAAAGTATGAAATCAGCATGGAATTCATACTGGAGGATGGCAGCAAAGTAAATGCTACGTATGAGGGGGAAATATCAGGAAAAGGATTTGCCATTTTCGATGAACTGCAAATTCAGGTTAATAGTATAGAACAACTGAAACGCATACTTCCTAACGGCGCAGTAGATGGACAATTCTATCTCAAGGCTGCATTCAATAATTGGGATACAGAAATAACCCTTGATTTGCGTGCAGCTGTGGGGGAGAAGGTTCTTCCCGCCGGAACTTATAACGTCGGTAACGATGGCGCTGTCGGAACGTTGGACAGCAAATTCAGTGAAATCTCAGTCTATTCGTATGGTTTCACTACCCGTAAATTTAAATCAGGCAAGGTGGAAGTCGACAAATCCGGTGAAGCATATACCTTTAAGATAGACCTTACTGATACGGAAGGACAGCGTTATGTATGTACTTTCACTTCTAAGGTTACCGATATGGATAATCCCCAATAA